From a region of the Nonlabens dokdonensis DSW-6 genome:
- a CDS encoding PAAR domain-containing protein — protein MPPAARITDFHECPMQTPGTPPIPHVGGPIIGPGEPTVLIGQLPAACVGDTLICVGPPDVIVKGSSTVTIGGRPAARLGDTTAHGGKILLGAMNVMIGG, from the coding sequence ATGCCACCAGCAGCAAGAATTACCGATTTTCATGAATGTCCAATGCAAACACCTGGAACTCCTCCTATACCACATGTAGGTGGTCCTATAATCGGACCAGGTGAACCTACGGTTTTGATAGGGCAATTACCTGCCGCTTGTGTAGGTGATACACTTATTTGTGTAGGACCTCCAGATGTAATTGTAAAAGGATCTTCCACAGTTACTATCGGTGGTAGACCTGCTGCAAGGCTTGGAGATACAACTGCTCACGGTGGTAAAATCCTTCTAGGAGCAATGAATGTAATGATAGGTGGTTGA
- the vgrG gene encoding type VI secretion system tip protein VgrG, with protein sequence MNTPNIDLTTLAIKSNGSSIPDEFQVSSVVVKKELNRISKAEITLLDGSAETEQFPASDSSTFVPGTEIIIEAGYNDSNKSIFEGIVIGQRLQIDQEQGSLLIVECYDKAIKMTVGQNSRSFFNQTDSDILTTLINNNGLTASVSSTEVKWQQQVQHNATDWDYLLSRAAANSLLITNSNGRVTAQKPDKNTSSVLTAAYGESIFEIDINLNASDQLSSVKASSWDYKDQAQLSSTTKNTYSGPGNLSSTQLSNVIDLEDYNLQTTAVLDQKELTNWTQAQLLKSNYSKIQGEVKIQGTSSIEPLNYITLNGIGDRFSGDHLVSNVTHYIESGVWVTKVSIGLLEKYLYKTIINDTHASGLIPAMKGLFNGIVKQIDGDPDHQYRILVDVPLMDNTGNGLWARYSNFYASNNAGALFLPEIGDEVVLGCLNEDPRSIVILGSLYSNPKNSPDKNLTLDNNNTVKALVTKSGLRLEFHENDNEILIATPNENSIVLSDKEKNISIKDQNDNKFTLSDKGISMTSPKDISIEANGKLSLKGDQGVEMMANGGDVKTSGININQRADMSYTANATQARIEGDAELTLKGAMVMIN encoded by the coding sequence ATGAATACACCAAATATCGATTTAACAACACTAGCGATTAAATCAAATGGAAGTTCTATTCCTGATGAATTTCAAGTAAGTTCTGTAGTCGTCAAAAAAGAATTGAACCGTATTTCAAAAGCTGAGATTACATTATTAGATGGAAGTGCAGAAACAGAACAATTTCCTGCAAGCGATTCCAGCACATTTGTTCCTGGTACTGAAATAATTATAGAAGCAGGTTATAATGATAGCAATAAGTCCATATTTGAAGGTATCGTAATAGGTCAAAGGCTTCAAATTGATCAAGAACAAGGCTCTTTATTGATAGTAGAATGTTATGATAAAGCAATAAAAATGACGGTAGGACAAAACAGCAGGTCTTTTTTTAATCAAACCGATAGTGATATTCTTACTACTCTAATTAATAATAACGGTCTTACAGCATCTGTGTCTTCTACCGAAGTAAAGTGGCAACAGCAAGTGCAACATAACGCAACTGATTGGGATTATTTGTTATCTAGAGCTGCTGCAAATAGTTTACTAATAACTAATAGCAACGGAAGGGTTACCGCACAAAAACCAGATAAGAATACCAGTTCTGTACTTACCGCTGCTTATGGTGAAAGCATATTTGAAATTGATATCAACTTAAATGCAAGTGATCAATTAAGTTCTGTAAAAGCAAGCAGCTGGGATTACAAAGACCAAGCGCAACTATCATCAACAACTAAGAATACATATTCTGGTCCTGGCAATTTGTCGTCCACTCAATTATCTAACGTGATAGACCTTGAAGATTATAATTTACAAACTACTGCAGTATTAGATCAAAAAGAACTAACCAACTGGACGCAAGCACAACTGCTTAAAAGTAATTATTCCAAAATCCAAGGAGAAGTAAAAATTCAAGGCACCTCTTCTATCGAGCCGCTAAATTATATAACATTAAACGGTATAGGCGATCGTTTTAGTGGTGATCACCTTGTCTCCAATGTAACGCATTATATAGAATCAGGTGTATGGGTAACAAAAGTTTCCATAGGACTCTTAGAAAAGTACCTTTACAAAACAATAATTAATGATACCCATGCATCTGGCTTAATTCCTGCGATGAAAGGTTTATTTAACGGTATAGTGAAACAAATAGATGGTGATCCAGATCATCAATATAGAATTTTAGTAGACGTTCCATTGATGGATAACACAGGAAATGGATTATGGGCACGATATTCTAATTTTTATGCATCAAATAATGCAGGAGCGTTATTTCTTCCAGAAATAGGAGATGAAGTCGTTTTGGGATGTTTAAATGAAGATCCTAGGTCTATTGTCATTTTAGGTAGTTTATACAGTAATCCTAAGAATAGTCCTGATAAAAATCTTACGCTTGATAATAACAACACTGTCAAGGCACTGGTTACTAAGTCAGGATTGCGTTTAGAATTTCATGAAAATGATAATGAAATCCTAATTGCAACACCGAATGAAAACAGTATCGTTTTAAGCGATAAAGAGAAAAACATTTCCATAAAAGATCAAAACGATAACAAATTTACCTTATCCGATAAAGGTATTAGCATGACAAGTCCTAAAGATATTTCTATTGAAGCAAATGGAAAATTATCTCTTAAAGGCGATCAAGGAGTTGAGATGATGGCAAACGGTGGTGATGTAAAAACCTCTGGAATAAATATCAATCAAAGAGCAGATATGAGTTACACTGCAAATGCGACTCAAGCCAGAATTGAAGGAGATGCAGAATTGACTCTCAAAGGAGCTATGGTAATGATCAACTAA
- a CDS encoding T9SS type A sorting domain-containing protein, whose amino-acid sequence MKKHITTLALFSLTFILTFNIGYSQVQLYANGFEGTDEDTYNLTTASGSNVDFVNFTASDYILRGNPAANSSIDVQPTGFSGSNLIMWEDFDGYLADGGQLYLTTNDINISGASGISVQMKIGVTNDVADRYEASDFLTLEYQIDGGLWVTFGDFRGVINGNTFNFYEDDDLNGTYTAQITNAMKQLNYDLDVIFGTQISGSLMKIRIRAFSGVQEEMVIDDLVVEATVLSIDDNQPITNIEVYPNPASEVLRVSNWKEPKEYIIYNQLGTQISKGKNTENKIDIQNLKTGLYFLKFENSDPIKFIKK is encoded by the coding sequence ATGAAAAAACACATCACAACTCTGGCGCTATTCTCTTTGACTTTTATTTTGACCTTTAATATTGGTTACTCTCAAGTACAACTGTACGCAAATGGATTCGAGGGCACAGATGAGGATACCTATAACCTAACTACAGCAAGCGGATCAAATGTTGACTTCGTAAATTTCACTGCTTCCGACTACATATTAAGAGGTAATCCTGCTGCAAATTCATCAATTGACGTACAACCTACAGGCTTCAGTGGCTCCAATCTAATCATGTGGGAAGACTTTGATGGTTATTTAGCTGATGGCGGGCAATTGTATTTAACAACTAACGACATTAATATAAGCGGAGCTTCTGGTATTTCGGTTCAGATGAAAATCGGAGTAACAAACGACGTCGCAGATCGATATGAAGCTTCAGACTTTCTAACCTTAGAATATCAAATAGATGGTGGTTTATGGGTGACCTTTGGAGATTTTAGAGGTGTTATTAATGGAAATACCTTTAATTTTTATGAAGACGATGATCTTAATGGTACTTATACAGCGCAAATCACAAATGCCATGAAACAATTAAATTATGATTTAGATGTGATATTTGGTACTCAAATTTCTGGAAGCCTCATGAAAATAAGGATTAGAGCTTTTTCTGGAGTTCAAGAAGAAATGGTAATTGATGATCTCGTTGTAGAAGCTACGGTTTTAAGTATCGATGACAATCAACCAATAACTAATATTGAGGTATATCCCAATCCAGCATCTGAGGTCTTAAGAGTCTCTAATTGGAAAGAACCAAAAGAATATATCATTTACAACCAGCTAGGAACTCAAATAAGTAAAGGAAAGAATACTGAAAATAAAATCGATATTCAAAACCTTAAAACAGGTCTCTATTTCTTGAAGTTTGAAAACAGTGACCCAATTAAGTTCATCAAAAAGTAA
- the dnaK gene encoding molecular chaperone DnaK, with the protein MSKIIGIDLGTTNSCVSVMEGSEPVVIPNSEGKRTTPSVIAFVEGGEIKVGDPAKRQAVTNPTKTVASVKRFMGNKFSESSNEAGRVPYKVVKGDNDTPRVDIDGRLYTPQELSAMILQKMKKTAEDYLGTEVTGAVITVPAYFNDSQRQATKEAGEIAGLKVERIINEPTAAALAYGLDKKDTDQKVVVFDFGGGTHDVSILELGDGVFEVLSTDGDTHLGGDDVDQKIIDWLADEFKAAEDIDLRKDPMALQRLKEAAEKAKIELSSSAQTEINLPYVTATASGPKHLVKTLTKSSFEKLISDLVKRTIEPCQTALKSAGLSTGDIDEIILVGGSTRIPAVQEAVEKFFGKAPSKGVNPDEVVAIGAAIQGGVLTGDVKDVLLLDVTPLSLGIETMGGVMTKLIESNTTIPTKKSQVFSTAADNQPSVEIHVIQGERSMATDNKTIGRFHLDGIAPARRGTPQIEVTFDIDANGIIKVSAEDKATGKKQDIRIEASSGLSEEEIEKMKQDAAANADADKKAKETADKLNSADQLIFQTEQQLEEFGDKLPEDKKAPITEALEELKKAYETKDIALIDPALEKLNNVWTAASADMAQAAQAQGGQPGPDAGAQEASGDDTSDVEDVDFEEVK; encoded by the coding sequence ATGAGTAAAATAATAGGAATAGACTTAGGTACGACTAACAGTTGTGTTTCTGTAATGGAAGGTAGCGAGCCTGTAGTAATCCCTAATTCTGAAGGTAAAAGAACAACTCCTTCTGTAATTGCCTTTGTAGAAGGTGGTGAAATTAAGGTAGGTGATCCTGCAAAAAGACAGGCAGTAACTAACCCAACTAAAACGGTTGCTTCTGTAAAGCGTTTCATGGGGAACAAATTCAGTGAATCTTCAAATGAAGCTGGTCGCGTACCTTATAAAGTAGTAAAAGGTGATAACGATACACCACGTGTTGATATCGATGGACGTCTTTACACACCACAAGAATTAAGTGCTATGATTCTTCAAAAAATGAAGAAAACGGCTGAAGATTATTTAGGAACTGAAGTAACTGGAGCAGTAATTACTGTACCTGCTTACTTTAACGATTCTCAACGTCAAGCGACTAAAGAAGCTGGTGAAATCGCAGGTCTTAAAGTAGAGCGTATTATTAATGAGCCTACTGCTGCAGCACTAGCTTATGGATTAGATAAAAAAGATACAGACCAGAAGGTTGTAGTATTTGACTTTGGAGGTGGAACGCATGACGTTTCAATCCTTGAATTAGGTGATGGAGTCTTTGAAGTACTTTCTACTGATGGAGACACACACTTAGGTGGTGATGATGTAGATCAAAAAATCATTGATTGGCTAGCAGATGAGTTTAAAGCTGCTGAAGATATCGATCTAAGAAAAGATCCTATGGCGTTACAACGTCTTAAGGAAGCTGCTGAAAAAGCAAAGATTGAACTTTCTTCAAGCGCGCAAACTGAGATCAACTTGCCATATGTTACTGCAACAGCAAGCGGACCTAAACACTTAGTAAAAACACTTACTAAATCTAGTTTTGAGAAATTAATTTCTGACTTAGTAAAAAGAACTATTGAGCCGTGTCAAACAGCTTTAAAAAGCGCCGGACTTTCTACTGGAGATATCGATGAGATTATCCTTGTAGGTGGATCAACTCGTATTCCTGCAGTACAGGAAGCTGTAGAGAAATTCTTCGGTAAAGCACCATCTAAAGGTGTGAATCCTGATGAGGTTGTAGCAATAGGTGCTGCGATCCAAGGTGGAGTTCTTACAGGAGATGTAAAAGACGTTCTTTTACTTGATGTAACACCTCTTTCTTTAGGAATTGAAACTATGGGTGGAGTTATGACTAAGTTAATCGAGTCTAACACAACGATCCCAACTAAGAAATCTCAAGTATTTTCTACGGCTGCAGATAATCAACCAAGTGTTGAGATTCACGTAATCCAAGGAGAACGATCTATGGCGACTGATAATAAAACCATAGGTAGATTTCACTTAGATGGTATTGCACCAGCAAGAAGAGGTACACCACAAATTGAAGTAACCTTTGACATTGATGCAAATGGTATCATCAAAGTAAGTGCAGAAGATAAAGCGACTGGTAAGAAGCAAGACATACGTATCGAGGCATCTTCTGGACTTTCTGAAGAAGAAATCGAGAAAATGAAGCAAGATGCAGCTGCAAATGCTGATGCTGATAAAAAAGCAAAAGAAACAGCTGATAAATTAAATAGTGCAGACCAATTGATTTTCCAAACGGAACAACAGTTAGAAGAATTTGGCGATAAACTTCCTGAAGACAAGAAAGCTCCTATTACTGAGGCGCTAGAAGAGTTGAAGAAAGCTTATGAAACTAAAGATATTGCATTAATTGATCCTGCTTTAGAGAAGTTAAATAATGTATGGACCGCAGCAAGTGCAGATATGGCACAAGCAGCGCAAGCTCAAGGTGGACAGCCTGGACCTGATGCAGGAGCTCAAGAAGCGTCTGGAGATGACACTAGCGATGTAGAAGACGTAGACTTCGAAGAAGTGAAATAA
- a CDS encoding metallophosphoesterase family protein, with translation MKSTNLLISFVFIILLTSCKKEIKEKPIIETEEEIVVDTPIFSFSFTGCNRIDRGDQSTANPSTANTYVLKRVLFEIAQKEEQPELFFFLGDLVLAESTNAKLNSQLSAWDAIYKEQEISNSGIEMVAIPGNHEMLYSVEVSENDWHEFPLKGSTDIWLQHMKDYLPDGRVTAPDTLGLDNRLSFSFTRHNVGFVVLNSDTYNPPSKTDIYGKEGQIPVKWVNDQVTSFKNNPSIEHIFVVTHRPYYVDGNPDTSHGGLPQGPDVWPTFEENKVVALLSAHKHDYQRVQPINEKLGGGTYQVIAGNGGSSGEAAFFGYSTITVMKSGNLVLNSVGFDKGMPYTASVPNNPTTSRDSIVLTWEENPSKYYSLTQSKKN, from the coding sequence ATGAAATCTACCAACCTATTAATCAGTTTCGTATTTATTATTCTTCTTACGAGTTGTAAAAAAGAAATAAAAGAAAAACCCATTATAGAAACAGAGGAGGAAATCGTAGTAGATACTCCTATTTTCAGTTTTTCTTTTACAGGATGCAATAGAATAGACAGAGGCGATCAATCTACCGCCAATCCTTCCACCGCAAATACCTATGTTTTAAAACGTGTTTTATTTGAAATTGCTCAAAAAGAAGAACAACCAGAACTATTCTTTTTTTTAGGAGATCTAGTTCTTGCCGAAAGTACGAACGCAAAACTCAATAGTCAGTTAAGCGCTTGGGATGCTATTTATAAAGAACAAGAAATAAGTAACTCAGGAATAGAAATGGTAGCCATACCTGGTAATCATGAGATGCTCTACTCTGTTGAGGTTAGTGAAAACGACTGGCATGAATTTCCCTTAAAAGGAAGCACAGATATCTGGCTTCAACATATGAAAGATTACCTGCCAGATGGTCGAGTTACAGCTCCAGACACTTTAGGGCTAGACAACCGTCTTAGTTTTAGTTTTACAAGACATAATGTAGGCTTTGTAGTTCTAAATTCAGATACTTATAATCCGCCTAGCAAAACAGATATATATGGAAAAGAAGGACAAATACCGGTAAAATGGGTTAACGATCAAGTAACAAGCTTCAAAAACAATCCTTCGATAGAACACATTTTTGTTGTCACCCATCGACCGTATTATGTGGATGGAAATCCCGACACTTCACATGGTGGTTTACCACAAGGACCTGATGTGTGGCCTACTTTTGAGGAAAATAAGGTTGTTGCTTTGCTTTCCGCTCATAAACACGACTACCAGCGCGTGCAGCCTATCAATGAAAAACTAGGTGGTGGAACCTATCAAGTTATCGCTGGAAATGGAGGTAGCTCGGGAGAAGCAGCTTTTTTTGGTTATAGTACTATAACGGTAATGAAAAGTGGTAATCTCGTTTTAAACTCAGTTGGTTTTGATAAAGGAATGCCTTACACAGCTTCGGTTCCTAATAATCCTACGACTTCGCGTGATAGTATTGTATTGACTTGGGAAGAAAATCCTTCTAAATATTATTCACTTACACAAAGCAAAAAGAATTAA